From the Colletotrichum lupini chromosome 10, complete sequence genome, one window contains:
- a CDS encoding PhoD-like phosphatase: MYAHDNDVRQGKQVANLRTAYTSSDVNFTVKVEGKALKPFTIYYYQFNVCNSDVKSPVGRTRTLPDSGTKVRRAIKLAVYSCANYPFGFFNAYGNPERKDSVDYIVHLGDYIYEYGNGEYPVGGLGWGNSMRRVPEPNRSCHTLYDYRRRLAQYRSDPDLRASHQKFPWITVWDDHEVMDNPYRDGSAGMNNTEQSFIKDDGISVEARKMNAVRAYFEWMPLRQVDMDDNLRIWRSFQFGDLFNLIMLDTRNYDRSITDLYWNTGYVHTISDDTSRSLMGSRQENWFYRQLIESASTTRWRVVGNQVVFSKMNQSISNGPKNPFNYDQWDGYAANRNRTLKTLYDNSIDNTVFLAGDSHASWVSDLVWLGEKDYNSETGAGSIGVEFAGTAVTSPSSAGQNITQEKALNRSAWLTAANPELQWQEYYYRGYFEMTIDYDAVNATFFGLPTYATRNGLEIALANFTVLAGENKLRRPVGGDSVEFGNLKGGVTKQTNLTNDTNTGEWSVFESSKLG; encoded by the exons ATGTACGCTCATGACAACGACGTTCGTCAAGGCAAGCAAGTCGCCAATCTGC GGACGGCTTATACGAGTTCGGATGTTAACTTCACCGTCAAG GTCGAAGGAAAGGCTCTCAAGCCATTCACGATTTACT ATTACCAGTTCAATGTCTGCAATTCCGATGTCAAGTCCCCTGTCGGCAGAACTCGAACCCTACCGGATTCGGGTACCAAAGTGAGACGGGCAATTAAGCTAGCTGTCTATAGCTGTGCCAACTACC CATTCGGATTCTTCAATGCCTACGGGAATCCCGAGCGGAAAGACTCCGTGGACTATATCGTCCACCTCGGCGATTATATTTACGAGTATGGGAACGGCGAGTATCCCGTCGGTGGCTTAGGATGGGGAAACTCCATGCGTCGCGTCCCCGAGCCCAATCGCTCATGTCATAC GCTCTACGATTACCGACGACGCCTTGCCCAGTACCGCAGCGACCCTGACCTTCGCGCTAGCCATCAAAAGTTCCCCTGGATAACTGTCTGGGATGACCACGAGGTGATGGACAACCCCTACCGAGACGGCTCCGCAGGAATGAACAACACCGAACAGTCATTTATCAAAGACGACGGCATATCTGTGGAAGCGCGCAAGATGAATGCTGTGCGCGCATACTTCGAATGGA TGCCCCTCCGTCAGGTTGATATGGACGACAACCTACGCATCTGGCGTAGCTTCCAGTTCGGCGACCTCTTCAATCTCATCATGCTCGATACCCGCAACTACGATCGCTCCATCACCGACCTATACTGGAACACAGGCTACGTTCATACTATTAGTGATGATACCAGCCGCTCACTGATGGGCTCTCGCCAAGAAAACTGGTTCTACCGTCAGCTCATAGAGTCAGCCTCCACAACACGATGGCGTGTCGTTGGTAACCAGGTAGTCTTCAGCAAGATGAACCAGAGCATCTCCAATGGACCCAAGAACCCGTTCAACTACGACCAGTGGGACGGTTACGCTGCTAACCGAAACCGGACGCTCAAGACGCTCTACGATAACAGCATCGACAACACAGTGTTTTTGGCCGGCGATAGTCATGCATCGTGGGTCAGTGACCTTGTCTGGCTTGGCGAAAAGGACTACAATTCGGAGACTGGGGCCGGTTCCATCGGGGTTGAGTTCGCCGGCACAGCCGTCACCTCGCCTTCATCGGCGGGTCAAAATATTACCCAGGAGAAAGCTCTTAACAGAAGCGCTTGGTTGACCGCTGCGAACCCAGAGCTGCAGTGGCAGGAGTACTACTACCGCGGCTACTTTGAGATGACCATCGACTACGACGCAGTCAACGCTACCTTCTTTGGGTTGCCCACTTACGCCACGAGGAACGGACTCGAGATCGCGCTGGCAAATTTCACGGTCCTCGCTGGGGAGAACAAGCTACGGCGCCCCGTTGGTGGAGACAGCGTGGAGTTTGGGAACCTGAAAGGCGGCGTCACGAAGCAGACTAATCTGACCAATGACACTAACACTGGAGAATGGTCCGTGTTTGAGAGTTCGAAGCTAGGCTAG